From the Anguilla anguilla isolate fAngAng1 chromosome 6, fAngAng1.pri, whole genome shotgun sequence genome, one window contains:
- the LOC118229060 gene encoding grainyhead-like protein 1 homolog isoform X5 has translation MQNDLGYGQRRAYTDEDEAWRSFLENPLTAATKAMMSVNGDDDSAAALSLLYDYYKVPREKRPPMTKNDSLGGDATANKRNHMVPFQEVAMAMTDSRLQVLRTVPFSMVVPGDQQCRDKRDPFPLPDTTVTVSVAAAATAPAYPTKTEAAPHGFPGAHCSRADVHGLPVDGQLKHRHFSPGAQSHAPDSTFPEPFKDGSQEVLPFPGDLQLHVGSAVSANGNSPFHTVSCHNFEYTLEALKSLRQKSAGDPLTYLNKGQFYPINLKELSNGKTLPNSISKARSVVMLVFGEEKSRDEQLKHWKYWHSRQHTAKQRCIDIADYKGSFDTITNMEEIAYNAISFTWDTNEEPRIYVSVNCLSTDFSSQKGVKGLPLSLQIDTYSYSSGSSQPVHRACCQIKVFCDKGAERKVRDEERKQTRRKGKCVGTSINLGTFPDGRGQMLHKTVDVTTFKELSDFDSQPVLFVPDYISGIHHHQPYLAQDGDDGSDMKRLLFAAEDEFGSPPSKVPRADKPRKVLLYVRKETDEVFDALMLNTPTLAGLIEAVSDKYKVPPEKFGKVYKRSKKGILVNMDDNIIQHYSNEDTFQIHMEEQDGVYKLTLTEI, from the exons ATGCAGAACGACCTGGGCTATGGCCAGCGGCGGGCCTACACCGACGAGGACGAGGCCTGGAGGTCCTTCCTGGAGAACCCCCTGACGGCCGCCACCAAGGCCATGATGAGCGTCAACGGGGACGACGACAGCGCCGCCGCCCTCAGCCTGCTCTACGACTACTACAAG GTTCCGCGGGAAAAGAGGCCACCTATGACCAAAAATGATTCTCTGGGCGGCGATGCCACTGCAAACAAACG GAACCACATGGTTCCATTTCAGGAGGTCGCCATGGCGATGACAGACAGCAGGCTGCAGGTCCTCAGGACCGTCCCCTTCAGCATGGTCGTCCCCGGAGACCAGCAGTGCCGGGACAAGCGGGACCCGTTCCCGCTGCCGGACACCACCGTCACCGTctccgtcgccgccgccgccaccgcgccCGCCTACCCGACCAAGACGGAGGCGGCCCCGCACGGCTTCCCCGGGGCCCACTGCTCCCGGGCCGACGTCCACGGCCTGCCCGTCGACGGGCAGCTCAAGCACAGGCACTTCAGCCCCGGCGCGCAGTCCCACGCCCCGGACTCCACCTTCCCCGAGCCCTTCAAAGACGGCTCCCAGGAG GTGCTCCCTTTCCCAGGCGATCTCCAGTTACACGTGGGATCTGCCGTCAGTGCAAATGGCAACTCGCCGTTCCACACGGTCTCATG TCATAATTTTGAATACACGCTGGAGGCTCTCAAGTCACTGCGGCAGAAGTCTGCGGGGGACCCACTGACATACCTCAATAAGGGCCAGTTCTACCCCATCAATCTCAAGGAACTCAGCAATGGAAAAACTCTCCCCAACTCCATCAGTAAAGCACGG AGCGTGGTGATGCTGGTGTTTGGTGAGGAGAAGAGCAGAGACGAGCAGCTCAAACACTGGAAGTACTGGCATTCCAGGCAGCACACGGCCAAGCAGCGCTGTATCGACATCG CTGACTACAAAGGTAGCTTTGACACCATCACCAACATGGAGGAGATCGCCTACAACGCAATATCCTTCACTTGGGACACCAACGAGGAGCCGCGG atctaCGTCTCGGTGAACTGCCTGAGCACGGACTTCTCCTCTCAGAAGGGTGTGAAGGGGCTGCCCCTGAGCCTGCAGATTGACACGTACAGCtacagcagcggcagcagccaGCCCGTCCATCGCGCCTGCTGCCAGATCAAGGTCTTCTGTGACAAGGGTGCCGAGCGCAAGGTCCGCGACGAGGAGAGGAAGCAGACCCGCAGGAAGGGGAAGTGCGTGGGCACGTCCATCAACCTGGGGACCT TTCCAGATGGGAGGGGGCAGATGCTGCACAAGACCGTTGATGTCACGACCTTCAAAGAATTGAGCGACTTTGACTCTCAGCCTGTCCTTTTTGTTCCGGACTACATCTCTGGCATCCACCATCAT CAGCCATACTTGGCACAGGACGGCGATGATGG CTCGGACATGAAGAGACTGCTCTTCGCTGCTGAAGACGAGTTTGGGTCCCCTCCTAGCAAAGTGCCCCGGGCAGACAAGCCCAGGAAAG TTCTGCTGTACGTGCGGAAGGAGACAGATGAAGTGTTTGATGCGCTGATGTTGAACACCCCCACGCTGGCTGGCCTGATTGAGGCG GTATCTGACAAATACAAGGTGCCACCTGAGAAATTTGGGAAAGTCTACAAGAGGTCCAAAAAAGG GATTCTCGTTAACATGGATGACAACATCATACAGCACTACTCGAATGAGGACACCTTCCAGATACACATGGAAGAGCAGGACGGAGTTTACAAGCTGACCCTCACAGAGATCTGA